The Candidatus Parvarchaeota archaeon sequence ATGAGACACCAGTAAGGGAGTTGAATGAGATTATTGAAGCGTGGAAAATCGAAGAGATAGTAGAAAAATACATCGAGGATGCGTGCGAACAGCTAGTAAACAAAGGAACCATAAAAAAATATTGGGATGTGAGTTTCAACAGATTTTGGTACGAAAACATAAGGCCTTGGTACTGTTTAGCCTATTCGGATGGAAAAACAAATAGATACGCGGAGGCGCGAGTGCAAGTATTTGAATTCAAAGATATCGATGGTGATAAGATTAAGGCGGCTGCGATAAAACTTATACGCGAGCAGATAAAACGCAATGTGGATAGGCTAAAGCTATAAGCGCAGGCAGAATATGAATAAAGCTTCACAGATATTTTTAATTCTGCACGCTTAATACAATAGCGACCCGATTATGGAAGTAGAATCAAAAAAACCTAGTCTTGAAAGAAGGGATAGACAAAATCCACCAGGCACCAGTAAAGATTTGGACAACTCGATTTACGACGGGGTTGCTTTTTCAGTCAGCGCAGGCATCGGCGACAACTACATACCAGCGGCTGCCATACTAAATGGTGCCGGGGCGCTGCAAGTAGGGCTGCTTTCAGCCATTCCGCAGTTCATAGGCTCGCTTTTGCAGTTCCTTTCATTTCCACTCATGCGCAGGATTGGCAGCAGAAAGGCAATGGTGCTTGGCGGGGTGGCTTTGCAGTCAATTAGCTGGCTTGCAGTTGCCGCAACCATGTTTTACCCAGGGGAGCTTTCATTTTGGGTAATGCTTGGCGCGTTTTCACTTGGGGTTGGGATAAGCCTTATGGTAAACCCAGCCTGGGCCTCGTGGATTGCAGACTTGGTGCCGGAAAACCAGCGGCCTCATTTTTTTGCCTCAAGGAACAGGCTCATGAACCTTGCCTTGTTTGTTTCCACTTTTGCAGCAGGCATAATGCTTAGGGACTTGAGTGCAAGCCTAGGTGTCAGGATTGCCTTTGCACTTATTTTTCTTGCAGCATTTTTGGCAAGGGCTTTGACATATTATTTCCACAACAAGGTGAGTGAGCCGGAGTTTCGCCCAATGATGATGCACGAAGTGCACCTCAAGCACCTGTTTTTGCTGCCTGCATACAAAAAAGAGCTGACTTTCCTGATTTTCATCAGCCTGATGAATTTTGCCACCCAGGTTGCTTCCCCGTTTTTCACGCCATACATGCTGCAAAGCCTCGGCTTTGACCTTGCGGGAATTGGATTTGTAAGTGCGGTTGCAATAATTGTCAAGGTTGCAAGCCTGCCTTACTGGGGCTCCATGATTGACAGGTTTGGCAACAAGAAGGTGCTTGCAGTCTGTTCCGTTGGCGCCGCATTGGTCCCTGCAATTTGGCTTTTGTCAAGGGATTTTTACCACATCCTGATTTTCAACGCATTTTCCGGTTTTGTCTGGGCCGGCTTTGACCTTTGCGCATTCAACTATCTTCTCTCATCCGTGTCAAGGGAGCTGCGAGCCTCATATGTTTCTAAATACAACCTTTTCAACGGGTTTTTGTACACTGCAGGCAGCCTTGCAGGGGGAATTGCCATTTCAAGCATTGGGAACTCGCTGCTGTTTGGCTTTGCCGCGATTCCCGTAATTTTCATAGCCTCAACTGTGATGAGGCTTTCTGTGTCCCTTGCGCTTTTGCCCCGGATACCGGAAAAGGAGCTTCCAAGCACGCACACCGAGAGGCACCTGCTTCTCAAAGTGCTTGCCGTGTATCCTGCCCAAGGCGCCATAATGACTGTAATGCATGGCTGGAACATAACACACAGAGTCATTGACGCAGGCAAAAGCACCGGGATGAAATTCATCCACAACGTCGGCTCGCTGAAAAAATAGCGAATCGTGATTGTCGTATTTAATGGAAAATTATATTAAGGGAGCCCGCGCTATAATGTGAGTGAAAAGAGAATAGTGCGGTGTTTGCATGAGTTCACAAAAAATAGTGCCCATGAACAAGCAGGTCATATATAAAGCCCTTAATAATAAACCATTTTCAGCAAGCGCAAAGAGTCTTGAACAACAGCTTGAAGTTGGGGCTGTCATGCTTGAAAGGAATAACACCTTTAACAAAGCGTTTTTACCAGACCTTCTTCCCGCTTCAATACTTCCGCATGCAAGAATGGAACAGAGAACCGGAAATCTCGAGCTTGCAAAAACATATTATATATACAGTATAAGCAGCAACCCACTGCCGCCTTTAGGCTACAGCCCGATTTATTTTATGCAGGGGGTTGGCAGGGGAGAAAAGCTTGCCACACCTGATATTAAAGCCATTCACACAAGGCTTTCATGTGTTAAGCAGCTTGATGTTTCAGAGCTATATGCCCACAACCAGATAGCAAGGGCGTTCTCCACATTTTTGGAAAGGCTGCATTTTATTAATAAAACAGCAAATTCGGCAAAGCCAAAAATGACAATAAAACTTTCGCTTGTACAGTTAATTAGTAAATATGAAAGCGAAGGCAGGTTTTTCCTGGATGCAGTTGTTTCAGAATCTTTTGCAAGTTTGAAACTTGCGATTCTGATGAAACTTGATATTGAGGGCAACACTGACAATTTTAATGTGCTGCTTGCAAGTGCGGCAAAATCGTTCAAGCGAAAGGCACTTGCACTCGAAGAGCTCAAAAAGAGAGTAGGGGATAAAATAATTGATGAATTAAACTATGGCGAAGCGATAAAAACAGCAAGGGAAATTGAAAAGGTCTTAAATGAGCTAGCCAAAACTGTTTGATTAGAGAAGCTTCAGCTCGCCTGTGAACTTGTCAATCTCCTGCGCGTTCCAGGGGCCTGCCGCAAAGCAGGTTGCAGTGCCAGGGGCAAGCTGCGTCATGCCGGCATCCTGCACAAGGGCGCAGGGCACGGCCCTTTTCATTTTTTCATACAGGCCAAAAAATTCAGCCTCGTTTTCCACCTTGACGACTATTTTTTTCTGCCCGGCGTCCTCCCAGGCTTTTGCAGTCTTTTTGTCTTTTGACAAAACTTTTATGTAGCCAAGCACTGCTGCATGCCCAACCTGCCCAGCCAGTTTTCCCTTGCCCATCCCCAGGTCGTTTCTGACCACTATCACCTGCTTGAGTTCCATGTTAAATGCACCTATAATTATTGCCAAACCGGCGGTTGATTTGTATTGGATTGATTTGTATTATTTTGCATTATCACTGGAATATAGGCTTGGTAAGATTTTTATGCGTGTTCTGGCCAATTTTTGCTGATGAAAATCGAGATACGGGATGCGCTTGAGGTTGCAAGAAGCCTCAGCGAGGCGTGCCAAAGCGCCGCAGACTCGATACGGCAGCTTAACGGAAAGCTTGGGCTCGAAGGGCCAGAAAACGCAAGGCCCATTATTGAAAAAGTCGAGGAAAGCAGGGCTGATTTTTGCGTTGCGGCGGTTGACTCGGGGGTTGTGGCTGCAACATTGCGCTTTTTGGACATTGTCGCAATAAGGCCGGCAGGCGTTATTTTTGAGTATAGGGGCGGCCGGCTTTTTTCGCACAGGTACATCCCGTCAAAAACCCCCGGCTTTGTTGTAAAGGCAGACGGAGGCCTGGACTACGGTGAAGTTGCGGCAAGGAATTCCCTTTGCAGGCTGATTGAAGAGATGGGGCTGGCGCTAAGGATTGCAAAGGAGGAAAGCGCTGATGGGAAGGGCTGCTGCCAGCCCGGGATGATTTTGATTGACGGCTCGCTTGTTCCACTTGTTTCAGACAGGCCGGCAAAGGACTCAAGGATTGGGTACCTTTACGGCATGCTTGTGGAAAAATACAGGGAGCTATTCAGCGTTTGCAGGCAAAAAGGCATATGTCTTGTCGGGTTTTCAAAGGACTCGCGTGGCAGAAGGTTTGTGGAGGCAATCAGGAGCTCCGGAGTGCCGCTTCCGGTGCTTGACAGGATTGGGGACGTGCAGCTTTTTTCAAGCGTGCTTGGAGAGGCGCAGCGGACGGTTGCACTGCCTTATGCAGCCAATCCAAAAGAGCACCCCATACTTGAAGATTTTGGGGAGTTTGGCGACAAAATCAGGGTATATTACCAAAGGATATGGGAACATGCGCCTGTTTACAGGATTGAATATCTGGACTTTGCAGGCGCTCAGGCTTGCGGCAGCGAATTTCTGGACAGTATTGCAGCCAGGATTGCCTTCATGTGCAAGGCAGGAAAAAAATTCCCTTATCCGCCAGTTTTGATTGAGGCCGACATGGCTGCAGCGGCAGGAAAGGCCGAGGCAGGCATTCTTGA is a genomic window containing:
- a CDS encoding MFS transporter codes for the protein MEVESKKPSLERRDRQNPPGTSKDLDNSIYDGVAFSVSAGIGDNYIPAAAILNGAGALQVGLLSAIPQFIGSLLQFLSFPLMRRIGSRKAMVLGGVALQSISWLAVAATMFYPGELSFWVMLGAFSLGVGISLMVNPAWASWIADLVPENQRPHFFASRNRLMNLALFVSTFAAGIMLRDLSASLGVRIAFALIFLAAFLARALTYYFHNKVSEPEFRPMMMHEVHLKHLFLLPAYKKELTFLIFISLMNFATQVASPFFTPYMLQSLGFDLAGIGFVSAVAIIVKVASLPYWGSMIDRFGNKKVLAVCSVGAALVPAIWLLSRDFYHILIFNAFSGFVWAGFDLCAFNYLLSSVSRELRASYVSKYNLFNGFLYTAGSLAGGIAISSIGNSLLFGFAAIPVIFIASTVMRLSVSLALLPRIPEKELPSTHTERHLLLKVLAVYPAQGAIMTVMHGWNITHRVIDAGKSTGMKFIHNVGSLKK
- a CDS encoding peptidyl-tRNA hydrolase, which gives rise to MELKQVIVVRNDLGMGKGKLAGQVGHAAVLGYIKVLSKDKKTAKAWEDAGQKKIVVKVENEAEFFGLYEKMKRAVPCALVQDAGMTQLAPGTATCFAAGPWNAQEIDKFTGELKLL
- a CDS encoding DNA double-strand break repair nuclease NurA, which encodes MKIEIRDALEVARSLSEACQSAADSIRQLNGKLGLEGPENARPIIEKVEESRADFCVAAVDSGVVAATLRFLDIVAIRPAGVIFEYRGGRLFSHRYIPSKTPGFVVKADGGLDYGEVAARNSLCRLIEEMGLALRIAKEESADGKGCCQPGMILIDGSLVPLVSDRPAKDSRIGYLYGMLVEKYRELFSVCRQKGICLVGFSKDSRGRRFVEAIRSSGVPLPVLDRIGDVQLFSSVLGEAQRTVALPYAANPKEHPILEDFGEFGDKIRVYYQRIWEHAPVYRIEYLDFAGAQACGSEFLDSIAARIAFMCKAGKKFPYPPVLIEADMAAAAGKAEAGILEMEIGRATGAAKKVRDERPFR